A region from the Thermoplasmatales archaeon genome encodes:
- a CDS encoding Transposase, producing MEIRNSEKEYHHIPHLVYSCQYHVIFCPKYRRRVLKDGIDTRLRELILEKQDEYQYRVLEMEIMPDHVHLLMDVNPKLGVYYVVNRIKGYSSSVLRNEFPSLKRKLPTLWTHSKFISSVGAVTLEAVRKYIEDQKNV from the coding sequence GAAACAGTGAAAAAGAATATCATCACATACCACATTTGGTGTACAGTTGCCAGTATCATGTGATATTCTGCCCTAAATACAGGAGGCGTGTGCTGAAAGACGGAATAGATACACGCTTGAGGGAGTTAATCCTGGAAAAACAGGATGAATATCAGTACAGGGTGCTTGAGATGGAGATCATGCCGGATCATGTGCATCTTCTCATGGATGTAAACCCCAAACTCGGCGTGTATTATGTTGTCAACCGGATCAAGGGCTACAGTTCTTCTGTCCTCAGAAATGAGTTTCCCTCGTTGAAACGGAAGCTCCCAACGCTGTGGACGCACTCAAAATTCATATCATCTGTGGGTGCTGTAACCCTTGAAGCTGTCAGGAAGTACATAGAGGATCAGAAGAACGTATGA
- a CDS encoding putative transposase, with protein sequence MILTYKIKHGSDFSKELERAKQIAEFAIKTKSISSKDVRQFGLKSVISNQILRKYSRSQRAKDVRSVKLTLPNQGIHFNHEDRTITIPSLKLTLSYYFRNDFVKINQIELDGEFAYISVTVPENALIEPKGYLGVDRNTTAHIAVVANPLNGKVMKIGKKAEHTHRKYKNVRKNLQKKGKYRKVKETKDRERKIERDINHKVSKKIVQEAKQNGMGIKLEYLKGIRNAKSGRNFRYSLNSWSFYRLEQMIEYKARLLGVPVEHVDPYNTSKECSRCGLIGHRSGKSFKCPDCGHVDHADANASFNIALRPIFEEGMDRLHADRDACKGSTDTHREATL encoded by the coding sequence ATGATACTCACCTATAAGATCAAGCACGGCAGTGATTTCTCGAAAGAATTAGAAAGGGCTAAGCAGATTGCAGAGTTTGCCATAAAAACTAAATCCATTTCATCTAAGGATGTCAGGCAATTTGGCCTTAAATCAGTAATATCAAACCAGATACTCAGGAAATATTCCAGAAGCCAGAGAGCAAAGGATGTCCGTAGTGTAAAATTAACATTGCCCAATCAGGGAATACATTTCAACCATGAAGACCGGACCATAACCATACCTTCTTTGAAACTCACCTTAAGCTACTATTTCAGGAATGATTTCGTAAAGATTAACCAGATTGAACTCGATGGTGAATTTGCATACATTTCTGTGACCGTACCTGAAAACGCATTGATCGAACCGAAGGGATATCTCGGAGTAGATAGGAATACAACGGCACACATTGCCGTTGTTGCAAATCCCCTGAACGGAAAGGTCATGAAGATCGGTAAGAAGGCGGAACACACCCACAGGAAATACAAGAATGTCAGGAAAAATCTCCAGAAGAAGGGAAAATACAGGAAGGTGAAAGAAACAAAGGATCGTGAGAGGAAAATCGAGAGGGACATAAACCACAAAGTATCGAAGAAGATAGTGCAGGAAGCAAAACAGAATGGAATGGGAATCAAGCTCGAATATCTAAAAGGAATAAGGAATGCAAAGTCGGGCAGAAATTTCAGGTACTCCCTGAATAGCTGGTCATTCTATCGTCTTGAACAGATGATAGAATACAAGGCCAGACTACTTGGAGTTCCCGTGGAACATGTTGATCCGTACAACACTTCAAAGGAGTGTTCAAGATGCGGACTCATAGGTCACCGTTCAGGAAAGAGTTTTAAGTGCCCTGATTGCGGGCACGTTGATCATGCCGATGCCAATGCTTCGTTCAACATAGCATTGCGTCCAATATTTGAGGAAGGCATGGATCGATTGCATGCAGACAGGGATGCATGCAAGGGGAGCACTGATACCCACAGAGAGGCAACGTTATGA
- a CDS encoding hypothetical protein (putative conserved protein) gives MLASQCSVTLIILLKIKDKPMESKDLILRREFLRDELTDMVFYAKLAPTIKDEQFSKNLKRLSAIEKKHSDFWRSSLEENGIETKKIRPKRFKIAILLILRWLVGSNLAIKMVEYGEVGSILKYSQYMEKAEETPEFKERLGNIIKDEREHEETFKNELIRIEDKLEWNRNVIYSMSDGLVEVLAALAGLSAVISDHIYVAISGMVVGLGGAMSMTLGAYLSKKNEVDYSITQMKKNHENHDSRLEKSELRRLNSGTSRTTRVTALSYGLGAAVPIIPFVFFSGIDPLIIAVILVGIVQAITNAITAISVNNRALFSSIRAAGLSLLVAASTYALGEIFHIVLGVSFV, from the coding sequence ATGCTGGCCTCACAGTGCAGTGTCACCCTTATTATATTATTAAAGATAAAGGATAAACCCATGGAGAGCAAAGACTTGATCTTGAGGAGGGAGTTCCTCCGTGATGAACTAACTGACATGGTGTTTTATGCCAAGTTAGCTCCGACAATTAAGGACGAACAGTTCAGCAAGAATCTAAAGCGGCTCTCTGCCATAGAGAAGAAACATTCGGACTTCTGGCGCTCTTCGCTGGAAGAAAATGGCATCGAGACGAAGAAAATCAGGCCTAAACGATTCAAGATAGCCATATTGCTGATTCTAAGATGGCTAGTTGGAAGTAACCTGGCCATTAAGATGGTTGAGTATGGGGAAGTTGGATCGATACTGAAATATTCTCAATATATGGAAAAGGCCGAGGAAACCCCTGAATTCAAGGAAAGACTGGGAAATATAATAAAGGACGAGAGGGAGCACGAAGAGACATTCAAGAATGAACTTATCAGGATAGAGGACAAACTAGAGTGGAACCGTAACGTGATATACAGCATGAGCGACGGGCTTGTTGAGGTTCTGGCGGCTCTGGCTGGTCTGTCTGCGGTGATCAGTGATCACATCTACGTTGCGATCAGTGGTATGGTAGTGGGACTTGGAGGAGCAATGAGCATGACACTGGGGGCTTACCTGTCCAAGAAAAATGAAGTCGATTACAGCATAACCCAGATGAAGAAAAACCATGAGAACCATGATAGCAGACTTGAGAAATCAGAACTCAGGAGGCTCAATTCAGGTACTTCCAGAACCACAAGAGTAACAGCACTATCATACGGCTTGGGAGCCGCTGTTCCAATAATACCGTTTGTATTCTTTTCCGGAATTGATCCTCTGATCATAGCTGTGATTCTTGTTGGAATAGTGCAGGCTATCACAAATGCCATCACGGCAATTTCCGTCAACAACCGTGCTCTATTTTCATCAATCAGGGCCGCCGGCTTATCTCTACTCGTTGCTGCCAGTACTTACGCTCTGGGAGAAATATTCCACATTGTTCTTGGCGTTTCGTTTGTGTAA
- the malK_12 gene encoding Trehalose/maltose import ATP-binding protein MalK, protein MSVSVSIRDLHKRYGSNIALDSINLDIEAGQVFGILGPNGSGKTTILRIICSILNQTSGKVNVLGYDTSLSKNEVKKRIGYVPETPLLYESLTPSEYFSFTASVREIDQKTLTDRVSNFSTALGINGSLNDLIGSLSFGTKQKVAIIGALLHDPEIIVLDEGMNGLDPLSAKILKDLLADLAARGKTVIFSTHIMEVAESVCDRIAILYHGNIVSVGTMKDLKESAGTAETNLEDIFIKLTGNENIHEIVSSLKESLRR, encoded by the coding sequence TTGTCAGTTTCAGTAAGCATAAGGGACCTGCACAAGAGGTACGGCAGCAACATCGCTCTTGACAGCATTAATCTGGACATTGAGGCCGGCCAGGTGTTCGGTATACTTGGCCCGAATGGATCGGGTAAAACAACCATCCTCAGGATAATATGCTCCATCCTGAACCAGACATCGGGGAAGGTCAACGTTCTTGGATACGATACATCTCTGAGCAAGAATGAAGTCAAGAAAAGAATTGGATACGTGCCAGAGACACCACTGCTTTATGAATCTCTTACTCCATCCGAGTACTTTTCATTTACAGCGTCTGTTAGAGAAATTGATCAGAAAACACTCACAGACAGGGTAAGCAACTTTTCTACTGCATTAGGTATCAATGGATCATTAAATGATCTAATTGGATCACTGTCGTTTGGAACAAAGCAAAAGGTCGCGATTATAGGGGCTCTCCTTCATGATCCTGAGATTATTGTTCTGGATGAAGGCATGAATGGTCTGGATCCTTTATCGGCAAAAATTCTTAAGGATCTGCTGGCAGACCTTGCAGCAAGAGGCAAGACCGTAATATTCTCAACCCACATAATGGAAGTCGCCGAAAGTGTATGCGACAGGATAGCAATTCTATACCATGGAAATATAGTCTCAGTTGGAACAATGAAGGACCTGAAAGAGTCAGCGGGGACAGCTGAAACAAACCTCGAGGATATCTTCATCAAGTTGACCGGGAATGAGAATATTCACGAAATAGTTTCGTCCCTGAAGGAATCGCTGAGAAGATGA
- a CDS encoding putative permease, whose amino-acid sequence MSSSRHLIERTLIVEQRYLGMRNSVQFQNKINRLNYGPKKYFDRMIFLNYGFTAVMLIIFSIVMVFPALFSTSPETAVADVGFVLFAYTLSMSIYNSFIFFNTIGNHRLVEPLGVLPVKNGDDILFMSWLKYNGSSSIFIVVPVLVLYAIKFSSYETLFMGSIWLLSIIILGYSVGAIIYMSVRKRISGDRSPIMSSIKGALRMMVIIGIFAMFEIMIYFPGVLINYIPRAAGLPGMLVPLLNVTTVVFQASPVNLNFISDIGVTTFYLAVFLVAFSLIKSRIFTVLSNSPDSIPGNRQLPVNLRVYGFFYSLFMKDIRGILRKSQNIILIFLPAIFVLPTILPLLVFGTARNTDVSSLYYSLLSIVIISSTFYSIVLMASEGNGIEVINSLPLSNSDQIISKSVVGIFLFVLIVSPLTILITALNGMGVIVTFFLLFNIIVAYSYTSLFNLKWLRGKISDGTRTINFYSFGGNIVYVLLFIYSLSLIALSAMAGNFATFAVFHSFYTNSNSFIYFESIFNILIFLGIFWSVVSAR is encoded by the coding sequence ATGAGCTCTTCAAGGCATCTAATTGAGAGAACCCTCATTGTTGAACAGAGGTACCTGGGAATGCGGAATTCGGTGCAATTCCAGAATAAGATTAACCGACTGAATTACGGGCCGAAAAAATATTTCGACAGGATGATCTTTTTGAATTATGGCTTCACGGCAGTAATGCTGATAATTTTTTCCATAGTAATGGTCTTCCCTGCACTGTTTTCAACAAGCCCGGAAACTGCAGTAGCCGATGTTGGCTTTGTCCTTTTTGCTTATACGCTTTCCATGAGCATATACAATTCGTTCATATTTTTTAACACAATAGGCAACCATCGCCTGGTGGAGCCACTTGGGGTATTACCCGTAAAGAACGGCGACGACATCCTGTTCATGTCATGGCTGAAATACAATGGTTCATCGTCCATATTCATAGTTGTTCCTGTCCTGGTTCTGTACGCTATAAAATTCTCATCTTATGAAACCCTTTTCATGGGGTCAATATGGCTCCTTTCTATCATAATATTGGGATACTCCGTCGGTGCTATAATTTATATGTCAGTGAGAAAGAGGATATCCGGTGACCGTTCACCGATCATGAGCTCCATCAAGGGTGCGCTCAGGATGATGGTAATAATAGGGATATTCGCGATGTTTGAAATCATGATCTATTTTCCAGGGGTATTGATAAATTACATACCAAGGGCGGCTGGATTGCCTGGTATGCTTGTCCCCCTTCTTAATGTTACCACCGTTGTTTTCCAGGCCTCTCCTGTGAATCTGAATTTCATCTCAGATATTGGGGTTACGACATTTTATCTGGCTGTGTTCCTTGTTGCATTTTCCCTCATCAAGTCAAGGATATTCACAGTGCTTTCAAATTCCCCTGACTCAATTCCAGGAAACAGGCAATTACCCGTGAACCTGAGAGTATATGGGTTTTTCTACTCATTATTCATGAAGGACATACGCGGCATCTTGAGGAAATCCCAGAATATCATACTAATATTTCTTCCTGCAATTTTTGTTCTGCCGACTATCTTGCCCCTGCTCGTATTCGGAACCGCCAGGAATACAGATGTGTCATCACTCTACTACTCGCTGCTCTCCATAGTCATAATATCATCAACTTTCTATTCAATTGTGCTGATGGCATCTGAAGGAAACGGAATTGAAGTCATAAATTCGCTTCCGCTCAGCAATAGTGACCAGATCATCTCAAAGTCGGTGGTTGGAATTTTTCTTTTCGTGTTGATAGTTTCGCCCCTGACTATACTGATCACAGCGCTCAACGGAATGGGGGTTATTGTCACATTCTTCCTTCTTTTCAATATTATTGTGGCATATTCATACACTTCACTGTTTAACCTGAAATGGCTCAGGGGAAAGATTTCAGACGGCACCAGGACCATAAATTTCTATTCCTTTGGCGGGAATATTGTATATGTGCTACTGTTTATTTATTCTCTTTCGCTCATTGCTCTCTCTGCAATGGCAGGGAACTTCGCCACTTTTGCTGTTTTTCACTCATTCTATACAAACTCCAATTCATTCATATATTTTGAGTCTATATTCAATATCCTGATCTTCCTTGGTATATTCTGGAGTGTCGTATCTGCTCGTTAG
- a CDS encoding 30S ribosomal protein S19e, which produces MADVKKAPTQKLINTMAEAFSEDKRLESPDWLKYVKAGIHKEKAWEQPDWYYRRLASTLRKVYVMGPIGISRLSAEYGGRVDRGSRMYHPGTGSRAIVRHMLETLEKLGYVKKNQRGRQISPQGQAFIDKAVNGVMKAVVETDKSMEKYL; this is translated from the coding sequence ATGGCAGATGTTAAAAAAGCTCCCACACAGAAACTGATAAACACTATGGCGGAAGCTTTCAGTGAAGATAAGAGACTCGAGTCACCTGATTGGTTAAAGTATGTAAAGGCGGGCATTCATAAGGAAAAGGCATGGGAGCAGCCTGACTGGTATTACAGGCGATTGGCATCCACGTTGAGGAAAGTTTACGTAATGGGCCCAATTGGAATATCAAGACTTAGTGCTGAATATGGCGGTCGTGTGGACAGAGGATCAAGAATGTACCATCCCGGAACCGGTAGCAGAGCCATAGTAAGACACATGCTCGAAACGTTGGAAAAGTTGGGATATGTTAAGAAAAACCAGCGAGGAAGACAGATATCTCCGCAGGGACAGGCGTTCATAGACAAGGCTGTGAATGGAGTCATGAAGGCGGTCGTTGAGACAGACAAATCAATGGAAAAATACCTCTGA
- a CDS encoding DNA-binding protein, giving the protein MENDDELNEIRRRKMEELSRSSNDQQLAEQQRQAQELERARRQQVLRQILSPEARDRLSNVRLVRPDLAENVENQLIQLANMGRVNRLLTDTDIKDILSKFLENKRETKIERRDK; this is encoded by the coding sequence ATGGAAAATGATGACGAGCTCAACGAAATAAGACGCAGGAAAATGGAGGAACTTAGCAGATCCTCAAACGATCAGCAACTTGCTGAACAGCAAAGGCAGGCTCAAGAGCTGGAACGCGCGAGAAGGCAGCAGGTTCTGAGGCAAATACTTTCACCAGAGGCGAGAGACAGGCTCAGCAATGTACGCCTTGTGCGGCCGGATCTTGCTGAGAATGTAGAAAATCAGCTGATCCAGCTTGCAAATATGGGAAGAGTTAATAGGTTACTCACTGATACGGACATAAAGGATATACTTTCAAAATTTCTCGAAAACAAGAGGGAAACCAAGATAGAGAGGAGAGATAAATGA
- a CDS encoding 50S ribosomal protein L39e encodes MSRNKETGRKIRLMKRIKENRRVPGWVMMRTDRHVTQNPRRRSWRRNGLKL; translated from the coding sequence ATGAGCCGAAACAAAGAGACTGGAAGAAAAATAAGATTAATGAAGAGAATCAAAGAAAACAGGAGAGTTCCTGGTTGGGTAATGATGAGAACAGACAGGCACGTAACGCAGAATCCGAGAAGGCGAAGCTGGAGAAGAAACGGGCTTAAGCTCTGA
- a CDS encoding hypothetical protein (L34): MVENQVSNEMLLMIPLRKAKLSSRSRRADTAISIIKENVARFAKAEPDKIWVDNRVNELIWSKGKKKIPSSIQVKIIKLQEGTTEVLLP, from the coding sequence ATGGTTGAAAATCAGGTCAGCAATGAAATGCTTTTGATGATTCCGCTCAGGAAAGCCAAATTATCCTCACGTTCAAGAAGAGCTGACACGGCAATCAGCATAATAAAGGAAAATGTTGCCAGATTTGCCAAGGCAGAACCGGATAAGATATGGGTAGATAACAGGGTCAATGAACTCATCTGGTCGAAGGGCAAGAAGAAGATACCATCTTCCATACAAGTAAAGATTATAAAACTTCAAGAAGGAACAACAGAAGTCCTGTTGCCGTAG
- the eif6_1 gene encoding Translation initiation factor 6: protein MIKKLSILDSDFIGVYSRVWEDIALIPKTMPDSADKEFEEILGVKVIRTIIDNSYLIGCLSVMNSNGIILSSSAENGISRETYGDRNILFLKDKINAIGNDIITNDHGAMIHKSFTESSKKKIEDALGVEVVKDTIGGVKTVGSVGVVTNKGMLVSPEATEEEIKKISDLFRVSVKPGTANFGSIFVGSSILANSKGIFIGKSTTPIEIGRIDDSLS, encoded by the coding sequence ATGATAAAAAAATTATCTATTTTAGACAGTGATTTTATTGGTGTTTATTCCCGGGTATGGGAAGACATTGCTTTGATACCCAAAACTATGCCGGATTCTGCTGACAAGGAATTCGAGGAAATACTGGGTGTAAAGGTCATAAGGACGATAATAGATAATTCATACCTTATAGGGTGTCTTTCAGTAATGAACTCCAATGGTATAATTCTCTCGAGCAGTGCCGAGAACGGGATATCACGTGAAACTTATGGTGACAGGAATATCCTCTTTCTGAAGGACAAAATAAATGCCATAGGAAATGACATAATTACAAATGACCATGGCGCCATGATTCACAAATCATTCACCGAATCCTCTAAGAAGAAGATCGAGGACGCCCTGGGAGTAGAAGTTGTAAAAGATACTATCGGTGGTGTAAAAACCGTTGGTAGTGTTGGCGTTGTGACAAATAAGGGTATGCTGGTCTCGCCAGAAGCTACGGAAGAAGAAATTAAGAAGATCAGCGATCTGTTCAGGGTTAGTGTCAAGCCGGGCACCGCAAATTTCGGCAGCATATTCGTGGGATCATCGATCCTCGCCAACAGCAAGGGAATATTCATCGGAAAATCAACCACTCCAATAGAGATTGGAAGGATCGACGATTCCCTCAGTTAA
- the pyrE gene encoding Orotate phosphoribosyltransferase: MFVFKIFAFSSHYENIKFYDESICDIICQTKYANKLQSVMRIIFYLPLIPQYMLKDILLSSGAIKIGDFVLTSGKKSSYYVDIKEAATDPMVLKAISEEIAKKITAGKIAGMELGAVPLIVSVSILKTIPYVILRKSITHGTKKLTVGKIDTGETIDMVEDVVTTGNSLLKAVNLIRENGGIVKRAICVVDRMDGGSELLKENGVELVPLLKISDLEHIN, encoded by the coding sequence ATGTTTGTTTTCAAAATCTTTGCCTTTTCAAGCCATTATGAAAACATTAAATTTTACGATGAAAGCATATGTGACATAATTTGTCAGACAAAATACGCCAATAAACTTCAATCGGTGATGCGAATTATTTTTTATCTCCCTTTGATACCGCAATATATGTTGAAGGATATCCTCTTGAGTTCAGGGGCAATTAAAATCGGTGATTTTGTCCTTACATCGGGCAAGAAATCGTCGTATTATGTGGACATAAAGGAGGCTGCAACGGATCCAATGGTACTGAAGGCAATATCGGAGGAAATTGCTAAAAAAATAACAGCCGGAAAAATTGCAGGCATGGAGCTTGGGGCAGTTCCACTCATTGTATCGGTGTCAATTTTAAAGACTATTCCGTATGTTATCCTAAGGAAAAGTATAACACACGGTACAAAAAAACTTACAGTAGGAAAGATCGATACTGGCGAGACCATAGATATGGTTGAGGATGTTGTCACAACCGGGAACTCACTGCTGAAGGCAGTCAATCTTATCAGGGAAAATGGAGGCATAGTGAAGAGAGCGATCTGTGTCGTTGACCGCATGGATGGAGGATCTGAGTTATTGAAAGAAAACGGGGTGGAACTTGTTCCACTGCTGAAAATTTCTGACCTGGAACACATTAACTGA
- the ftsZ1_1 gene encoding Cell division protein FtsZ 1 has translation MNDIMDIISKSVMLEEEVSESGFWDGFENFPPAPEDARIAEIANKQKVRIKIVGCGGGGCNTVERLNLTGVKGAELIAVNTDAKHLLSLGTRRKMLIGRNLMGGDGTGAEPKIGENCALEDIIPIQKLTYGTDITFITCGLGGGTGTGASPVIAKSAKDAGSTVISIVTLPFKSEGDIRTENALNGLEKLAQYSDTVIAIPNDKLLEEVPGLSIETAFGYADTLLGETIKGMTELITLTGIINVDYADVKAVMKDGGVAMVGTGESSVGDDRVLRAINEALTSRLVEADISDARNCIVRIIGGYDMTVSEAESATNEVQKRINPNAKIIWGASVEKYYNKKIRVLVLLTGVKSPYMLANRADAKQLRKLLSNAEQEQEIDIVS, from the coding sequence ATGAATGACATAATGGATATAATTTCTAAATCTGTGATGCTTGAAGAAGAGGTATCCGAGTCAGGATTCTGGGACGGTTTTGAAAACTTCCCTCCGGCACCCGAAGATGCGCGTATTGCTGAAATAGCAAACAAGCAGAAGGTAAGGATAAAAATTGTGGGCTGCGGAGGCGGAGGTTGTAACACGGTTGAACGCCTAAACCTTACCGGTGTTAAAGGAGCAGAGCTCATTGCGGTTAACACAGATGCCAAGCACCTTCTCAGTCTTGGCACACGCAGGAAGATGTTGATTGGAAGGAATCTCATGGGCGGGGACGGAACTGGCGCAGAACCAAAAATAGGAGAGAACTGTGCACTTGAAGACATTATTCCTATACAGAAACTTACGTACGGAACCGATATCACTTTCATAACTTGCGGTCTCGGAGGGGGCACTGGAACAGGTGCGTCCCCCGTAATAGCCAAATCAGCAAAGGATGCAGGCTCAACGGTGATTTCCATAGTAACGCTGCCATTCAAATCAGAAGGGGATATAAGAACGGAGAACGCTCTGAATGGGCTGGAAAAACTTGCTCAGTACTCTGACACAGTAATTGCCATCCCCAATGACAAACTCCTGGAAGAGGTACCAGGTCTCTCAATAGAAACAGCATTTGGATATGCTGATACACTGCTTGGAGAAACAATAAAAGGTATGACTGAGCTTATAACCCTTACTGGAATAATAAACGTGGACTATGCTGATGTAAAGGCTGTAATGAAGGATGGCGGTGTCGCCATGGTGGGTACCGGAGAATCCAGTGTCGGTGACGACAGGGTGCTGCGGGCCATAAACGAAGCCCTGACCTCAAGGCTCGTGGAAGCAGACATAAGTGATGCCAGGAACTGCATTGTAAGGATAATAGGTGGCTATGACATGACGGTGAGCGAAGCAGAGAGTGCCACAAACGAAGTGCAGAAACGCATTAATCCAAACGCAAAGATAATATGGGGAGCCAGTGTGGAAAAGTACTACAACAAGAAGATACGTGTACTTGTGCTTCTAACAGGAGTTAAATCCCCATACATGCTTGCAAACCGCGCGGATGCAAAACAACTCAGGAAACTACTTTCCAACGCAGAGCAGGAACAGGAGATTGACATAGTCTCCTGA
- the pyrF gene encoding Orotidine 5'-phosphate decarboxylase, with translation MPRHKRVIAALDVFESSEAIRIADQIKEEIAFIKVNWPLVMNEGIGIVGKLSRFSPVICDFKIADVPNTNALIARKSRENGAWGIISHQFTGRDSMEALIKEAGDMKVFSVVSMSNAGSRDFIDLHTDEMIDMSKECGVYGFVAPGNNTKMLEYIRSRVGNSCIISPGIGAQGGTPAEAIKHGADYIIIGRSIYESGDPVSYLREINSGL, from the coding sequence ATGCCCCGGCATAAGAGAGTGATTGCTGCGCTGGACGTTTTTGAATCCAGTGAAGCTATCCGAATCGCAGACCAGATAAAGGAAGAAATAGCATTCATAAAGGTCAACTGGCCTCTTGTCATGAATGAGGGGATAGGGATTGTCGGAAAGCTCTCGAGATTCTCTCCAGTAATCTGCGACTTCAAGATTGCGGATGTTCCTAACACAAATGCCCTCATTGCAAGAAAATCCCGGGAGAATGGCGCGTGGGGTATTATATCGCATCAATTCACCGGGAGAGACTCCATGGAGGCGCTGATCAAGGAAGCCGGGGATATGAAGGTTTTTTCCGTCGTGTCAATGAGCAATGCAGGATCCAGGGATTTCATTGATCTCCATACTGATGAAATGATAGATATGTCAAAAGAATGCGGTGTCTATGGTTTTGTTGCACCAGGGAATAATACAAAAATGCTTGAATACATCAGGTCACGCGTTGGGAACAGCTGCATAATTTCTCCAGGAATAGGGGCGCAGGGCGGAACGCCGGCAGAGGCTATCAAACATGGCGCTGATTACATTATAATCGGGAGATCGATATATGAATCCGGGGATCCGGTATCTTACCTGCGGGAGATAAATTCGGGCTTGTAG
- a CDS encoding SNARE associated Golgi protein, with product MLDLSLAILFSLGYLGIFALSLGSNLIVYIPVPYLFLILAVTLSGQFDPALLVVSSASGAAAGKMIVFQSFYTGSRIVKPETRKNLTAFRTIFSRYAWMAVFLAAATPIPDDIVYTPLGLARYNRVRFFIALLSGKIVITLMIVYGASFLLNSAFGTIFLGGDASSTIDLIVAGVIFAIIAIALSYMISRADWSKWIEKRASNRTKDKKDP from the coding sequence ATGCTCGATCTGTCGTTAGCAATCCTGTTTTCACTTGGGTATCTGGGAATATTTGCACTCAGTTTGGGGTCCAACCTAATTGTGTACATTCCAGTACCCTATCTCTTTCTAATACTGGCTGTAACCCTGAGTGGCCAGTTTGATCCGGCATTATTGGTCGTATCCAGTGCGTCCGGTGCTGCAGCTGGAAAAATGATTGTTTTTCAGTCATTTTATACAGGATCGAGAATAGTCAAGCCAGAGACGAGGAAAAACCTGACAGCCTTTAGAACTATATTCTCCCGTTACGCATGGATGGCAGTCTTCTTAGCTGCCGCAACACCAATTCCAGATGATATCGTATATACGCCGCTTGGACTTGCCAGGTACAACAGAGTTAGATTCTTTATTGCCCTTCTTTCAGGGAAGATCGTCATTACGCTTATGATAGTTTATGGCGCATCATTCCTGTTGAATTCAGCCTTTGGAACGATATTTCTTGGAGGGGATGCGTCCAGCACCATAGACTTAATCGTTGCTGGAGTTATATTTGCGATCATTGCGATTGCCCTGTCATACATGATCTCTCGCGCGGACTGGAGCAAATGGATAGAGAAACGTGCTTCAAATAGAACAAAAGATAAGAAAGATCCGTAG